The Leptodactylus fuscus isolate aLepFus1 chromosome 5, aLepFus1.hap2, whole genome shotgun sequence genome segment AAACATCGACATGAGATTGTCTGGGACTCTGAAAGTTGAGATGATATTAATGATCCTCAAGAAGTCACTTTATCATCATACGTGTCCAAAAGCCAAATTATCATGACAGTGGTAGACTTTTAATGTTGAATCTTCTTCATCTTCCTCAACggaattaaaaaataactttaatTTTTCAGGAATACACCAATTTAAAACAATTAATGCTATTCCAATAACAAGGCAAAGAAGACCTGAAATGCAAAATAGGacacaaaaatacataaataatatatctatCATACTGCTAGTGTGTTTATCACTGATTTGTCACATGAAATATTTACATTACTGCTCAGTAAAAGTTACACATCCTTACAAAAGTTAACAAACCCAGCCTTCTAATTCCCTAATAATTTCACAGtatccctttaacccttaaaTTTCTCTTTAGCTCCCCTTTAACCTCAGTGTTGGACACCTTCCTTTACCCCTCCAAAAAACTCCACTAGCTACAATGAGTCTgcagtttatctatttatctataatgGTTTAGCCATtcttttaaagcataactaaactttaacacaacgtttgattttctggcagtatttgggtCATTAATaacttttgtaatatactttattaacaagttttggatcctttctgtgaaatcctgcatattTTCACACATTCTTTAGCatctgtattaaccccttcccgccgatgccattttttaattttcatttttgactccccttcttctaaaccccataacttttttatttctcagctcccagagccatatgaggtctttcaTTTTTCTTCATACCACCATTAATTAtatttatacgtccgtgtacggggatgcataggacgtctttttttgcagggctgggtgtactttttagttctaccattttcgggaaatgctattgctttgatcactttttttacttttttcaaatttttattagaatcaaaacagtgaaaaaacggcggtttggcacttttgactatttttcccgctacggcgtttaccgtacaggaaaagtatttttatagatttgaagagcgggcgatttcagacacagggatacctaacatgtatgtgtttcacagtatttaactacttttatatgtgttctagggaatggagggtgatttgaatttttaatactttttaaaaaatgttttttgcatttattagacaccctaggaatcttgaaccccagggggtctgatcactaatgcaatgcattacaatgctaatgcattgcaatgcattgcaaaataccggcacttctatttcaggctataAATAGATAAACCCAGGAAAATGTAGTTATATCCATGTtttcatatatataatgtaactgTAACCCACCTGTAGCCAAGCTCAGCCAGAAAGAACCCCCAAAGGTGGTTTTCAGAGGTTCAGAACCAAACTGTATATTACAGAATGATACATTCCTCACTGTGGAGAAAGAAATCAGTGAGAAGAGGATAAAAGCCCCCGTCACAAGGATCATATAAGCTCCATATATGAACACTGAGGTGGAGAAAAGAATATTGCAGATAATCCAGGAGCAGAACGCCACCCTATAAAACAAAATATAACATTGTtggcattattatagtaatatGTTAACATTGGGGATGAAAAACGTTGTTAATGTGACTTATTCTTTCCTTTGTACATTCAATTTTCTGTGCTTCGGACTTAAGTATAGTTGAGCTATAAAATCTTTCTAAACTAATTATTTCTAATTTATAAAGTGATACAAAATATTGTATATGTATTTGCTGATAAATTTATAAATACCTTACAGACCTTGATAACataattttcatatatatagtaAATTTGCTGGATTCTGCAATTTATTAGACAAATGACACAATAGAAATGTAGCAAACTTGACAAATTTGTGTTAACACTGTCACAGAATCTTATCTTGACTTTTTAAtggtttttgaatgtgttttgtgttctgtgataagatatcccaTTGTATCAGTATCAAGTTAAACCTTGCTGTATTTGTATACTTAGTGTCATCTGGCTTAAAAGGAGAGCAGACGTGACCCTGTAGTTTGTTACCTTTACATAGGGCAGAATATTTAGCTGACAGATCCACTTTAATATTGATGATTATTAAAAGGAGCCCAACAAATCAACCCAGCCAAACCAGATAGAATAAGGGGTACCTGAAATTGTGTTTTCGTCTCAGTGAATTGATGCCTCCGTTATAAGATATTTCTTCAATTCAataggggaaaatactgtttAACTCAGGTCACCCTGACCtgtctatctgctgggctgggttctggtgactccctttaatatttacTAAGTAGGTGTTATCCTTTCTACTGTGTCACTGGGTATAATTTGGAGCAGTATGCTGTACTGTGTATTTATGTCTGTCATCAATGCATTGATATGAATATTCATAAGGGTGTTTTCATGTAGCATAAAGTTTAATGGCAGAAAGATTTCCTACATCCATTGGGATGGGATTGGATTTCAGCTAACAGAAAATGAAGGATCTGTCTCCCATTTAAGATTAATGGGAGGTGGAATTTTGTATAGCGATATTATAGACAATGATGTCTCAATGTCCAGATAATTAcctagtgatgtcatagcacagcaaaatgtacatagtgatgtcacagtacaaaaccTATTATGTTAGTAAGTATAagcatattacacacagtgatatcacaacaCATTGATGTCATGTTAATGGAATAAAACACACAGAAGTGTCAAGGCATGAGGATAATGCAGTGTCATGTCACGGATTACTGACTGTATCTCACTGCTGTGTAAGAATAGGCCCCAATAGTTGTTGGATACAGCAGCTTTTACCTACTATCCTGATGGTTATGGCCATGGGGTCTTCCTATTTGGAATGTTCTATCAGTTTCCTGAACAGGTTAACAGCTCATTGGTCATGTAACCTCCTATTTACACCGGTACAACCATTAATGTGATTTGTCAAAGctatcacttaaaggggctctatcagcaaaatcatgctgatagagccccacatatgcgtgaatagcctttaaaaaggctattcaggcaccgtaaatgttatattaaactaccccccggttTTAaattaataacctaaaaaagaatgtgctctacttacggatcgtgcaacctgggcgggcattcagggtgtgtcttcatcttcgtccacgcctcttcttcctccgatgtcctccggtcccgtcctcctccggcactcgcaaatggacactgatataaaaaaaaatagcctgggcacatgcgcagtagcatgcggcttctactacggctactgcgcaagcgcccaggctattttcttttttatcaatgtccgttcgcgagcgccggaggaagacgggaccggaggacatcggaggaagaagaggcgtggacgaagatgaagacacaccctgaatgcccgcccagcatgcacgttcggtaagtagagcacattcttttttaagttattattttaaaacgggggggagggtagtttaatttaactttaccgatgcctgaatagcctttttaaaggctattcacgcatatgtggggctctatcagcatgattttgctgatagagcccctttaagcctcaaCATTCATATTGGGAAAGAACATGAATACTGTGAAACCAGAAATCCTATTAAATATTTGGTGCAATAACCTCCTATATATGATACTACTACTATGACTCCAGGTCATTTGTTCATTCTCACCTAAAGTAAAGTTCTCGTAGTGAGGGTTCCACTATTGAAAGTGTtgcataaataaaataataacacaATCCGATATTGTATTGCAGATTTTACTTACCACATGCAAGCTGTTGCATAGTGACCGGATATCCTATATTGGTTAAATATCCCACATGCGTTATACTGGCTGAATTTCTCTGCCACGTATAGAATGGGGTTAGGGAGTCCTCTTCTCAGACCATCATTATAATATTCATTAAAATTTGATCCAAAACTCCAGAGAAATTGTTCATTGTAGTCAATTGTTTCACTCATTTGATGAATGGGAACACCTTTTGGAAATATTATTAAATACTGTATTTTAGAAAATATAGAAATTTAGGAATATAGCCATGGTTGAGAAATACATATAGCTAAAAATGAGCTTAAGCCTACAGCTCCATGTTAAAGAAACTCAGCGGTTTTCGTGGCCTATTTTGCTGTTTATTTTGAGTAAATATTAGGGGTGGGTTTAACAGAAGAAAAACATCTaggagtttcctttatattttccatcccTTTTTAAGCTCCTGACTTTGGGTCAAACAGATGCAGCAAAACCGCTTTTCCCCATTTCcgaaacatggggcctcagcctacatATTTATTTAACCATTTACATAGCAGGATATACAGACTAGGCCTAGGTCATGTGGGGATGCCTTACGCAGATTGAATTCAGCAGCTGTTTCAACTCCTCCACAAAAAGACCCCTTACACAACTTTGTATATTAATATTTTTAAGTAAGTATATGGCAATGCATAGAAATTAAAGTGTTTTATAAAATATTTGAAGCGTATTAAAGGAAGTCTTTCGGCAAGAATTTCATTGTAGACCTAATGACAGTAGCTTATAGCGGTGATTGTATAAAATCGTATTATGTAGAAATCTACAGGAAACTGAAATTTGATTTATAACCAATTTAGTAGTAACAGACTCTTTAAAAGATAACAAAAACAATGTAAATTTGGTACCGTTATGATCATACTGAGCCAAAGATGTTATTAGCATGTAATTTTTGAAGCACAGcagacaccataaaaacaaaactccATTGGGAACTACAATTTGTCAAGTGAAAAACAGGTACACTTATATTGTGTCTCTTTTAAGGtggagagaatttttttttttttaatctaaagccgaaaatcagttttgaaaaaggtttttattaaacattttggaCAATTTTGCCTTCTATGTATTTCAGTCTGGTCATAAATCAGCTTAAAAGATCATTCAGGAGAAGAATGAAAGGGGCTGGGGATAAAAACAAAAGTTGCCCTTAACCTTTAAATGTTCTATTTGTACCCAGTATGTTTCCTTCCTATATTTTTTTTGGCAGGGACAGTGCCCCTCTTGTCCATGGCTGTGTGTGGTTTTGAAGCTCAGTAAATTTACGAGGGTTTTGTTACATTagtcacatgtagagatgagcgagtactgttcggatcagccgatccaaacagcacgctccatagaaatgaatggatgcacctggtacttccgctttgacggcggccggccgcttaaccccccgtgtgccggctacgtccattcatttctatgcgagcgtgctgttcggatcggctgatccgaacagtactcgctcatctctagtcacatgcCATAGTCAAAAGTAGCACTGTTTCTACAAAAAAGCAGACCCTTTTTTCTAATGCCAAGACCCCACGTAGCAAAGCAcggccaaaaaatgctgcagaaaaaactacGGCGGAAATGCATTGCTTCTTTCATTTCAATTTTGCTGAGTTTCCTCTGTGGCCTCCATTATACTTATACCGAAACcctagcatttccacaggtataattggcatgcttcaCAAgtgtttgaaaacacagcttttccgccgcagattttttttttctgtaatgtgtgattAGACACTTTTTACTTTTATGTTAATAAAATATCAATAGCTGTCTTACCTTTTAAGGTTATATTAACCCCATTAAGGCCAATATGTATTCCAATTTCTGCATTCACCACATCATTGCTGAATGATTTATATGTAGTTACAGCATTGATCGATCCAACCTCCCAATCAGAAGTAAAGTTTACAACTAGGGAAAAAAGTTGAGATTTTATAGTCTAAATCTTTGTATATGATGAATCCAGAATTCCTAAATAAAAATTCTTATAAATAAATAGATTACCATTTATAATAATACCATTGGCAACCCCAAAACACTTGCCACATAATATTCATTTACCGTTTGGAATTGGTTGACAAGCATTTGCACTAAAATTATTAGTTTCAGTaatgcttcgttcacacttgtgcccagtgtctggtgtgtgcattccgccaagtttccgtcttcagccctggcgaaactggacaggggatggaaacccggcagtcatctttaaaactcattcacttgaatgggtttgtaaaagtGACCACTCGTGTGCATCTTCTTCCTGTCCGCaggaaaagcatttttttttatgttagccagatacaaagtcggacatgcaggactttgtgtccggctaaaaaaaaaaaaaggtttccccacggacaggccGTAGGCGGACACCGGCATTCTCCTTTACAaacccaatcaagtgaatgggttttaaagctgactgccgggtttccatcccctgtccatttTTGCCGGGGCTGAACACGGAAACTTGGCGGAATGTACACCAGAcatcgggcgcaagtgtgaaccgcccTAAATTATTAAAGTTTTACATTGGTCAGAATATGTGATTAATTGATGTAATTGATGGCATGTAAAGTAATAACCTAATAAGTCATTATTTTATAATATAAGAGAAGTTGTTCAGAATAAGATAATTTGTTTCTATTTTTCAAAAACTGTACATCCCTTGCCAATGGATTGGGTCGGGTATTGTGGTTCGATTTCATTAAAGTCATTAGGGCAATAACAAATGTACACACTGTCCCGATAATGtgacccactgtcagaagggcatttctcatagctcagcatcatcgctaggAGGTGAGGAAcaacccctctgacagtacaaaatatgttagagtacagtcagaGGGGGTGTTTCTCACAGCAATGACGCTTGGCTGTAaaacccgcccttctgacagtggggagatatcagcgcTGAAATTAATGGTACTGATATCTCCACCACCCGGGCACATACTGGGAATTTTAGcgctatataaaaccacatattcaTGAAAAGTTCTCTTAAAGGCACTCTACATATGACTGTAGATGTTCTAGATCATTATATGGCTGCTATTTCTGTTCCAGCTGTATCCCAAACTAACAACATCATAGGGATCTATAAAGTTTTAAGTTTGGGTCATTAGCTCAGAAAATGCTTTAGGACTTGTAGCACTTTGTAGAAAATCTGGAAGAATTATATATTTGTGCAGGAAGTCTGATTAATCCCTTGAAAGGGGcattcctgtttttcatttataatatacatgtatttaaAATTCTGCTCATATTCCTTTCTTTTGTTGACCCCCCTATGTGCACAGTAGAATTGGATAGCCCATTAAATGCATCCATGGGCAAATTGAATAGAACCACATATGGCATCAGTCATGTGAACCCCTAACACATCATGTGAACCCTTGGTATTCAGTTCACAATTGAGTTGCTTGACATGCATGTGCTGAGAGAGCATGCATGACATATCCATAGGTTAACTAAATGAGAATAATGGTGGAAATTGATTCATAACATGGCTTCCTGTCTCTAGGCAATTCATAACATGACTCTCTATTTCAAGGCCTTACCATGTTTTTCTTTAGATAGAAGCTGTTACATCGGTATAAAATTGAAATTTGAAATacatgtatattagaaaattgtatgtcCAATTTtataaacaaacaaatgaaattagaatactcctttaagaaatACACCCTCCCTTGGCTAGAGATATGGAAAATTCCATCAACACTGCTTGGATCTTCAAACAGCTTTATTCATTCCATATTAAAAAGTTCTAAGCTGTGAGAGGTACCAGTCCCATTCCTACAGTTTTTGTGTGAATATCAAACTTCCAGAGGGTCTTTCTTTCTCATTAAATGCAAATTGTATATGTTTATTGGCAGAGCCACCTTCAGAAGATTATTTGGATTGTGTGTGAATGTGACATAGCGACATGGGTTCAGTGTAGACCTGGTGTAGTTTTACCTACTGAATTCAGAGGCTAAAATTAAAATCCAATGAGTCTCCCACAGGATTAATGGACCTGTGGTGGTTCTGAAGGATTATCTCTCTGCTTTCCAGCTCCCCCATGTTATCCCTGGATATTTTTCTATGAAATGTCAGGAGTCACATAATGGTGAAACAGAATTGTAATATTGCACAtaacactaagggctagttcacaagggcacagagggggtgagttgtccacgtcataatccgccccctcacaatggcggtctatgtagaccactagcgttcttttttccgctagcggaaaaaagaaacaagctgccctttcttcaggcagaatctgcggctgaatcagccgtggcgtCCGAGTCACGGCAGcacactccggactaggcccattcatttcggcctaatctggagtgaacagccgcgacgggatgcagtgcactgcaccggcatcccatcacggcagctccgacggaatatgcacacacgGATTTGCGTGTGAAGTAACAGAAGACTGGAGAAACAAAAACATCTCAAACTGAACCAACCTTTCTGGCCATGTATAATGCCATAAACATGTTATAAAATGACACTGGCTTTGTATCAAGATGGAAGTCTTTGGTATTGGTGTCAAAGTGAAGGATGCCGAAAACAAGTACTTACCGACTGTAACAACTCCAATAAATAGGCTTATTATAACTCTGCACGTCCACGACAGTCTCTGTGATAAAATAAGTAAAAGAATCTTATCATCTCTTTATGGTCTATATAAAAAGCATATTGAAGACTGAAGTAGTGCCATACCATATCGAAACTCTATGCTAAAGTCATTTGAGTCATAAAATCAAAATAAGAGGATATATAATCCATTGTGTAAGACAAGCTTCTGTATCCTAACATGATGCTCGATATACCAAGAAAGACGCAAACATTTAATTTTACAAATAAATTCTCCATTTTACATGGAAATCAGAATGTTTGACCTATAAATGAAATGATGATAACTTAGAAGAGCTTTCATTCAGCTGAAATGTAATTGGGACGTTCACATGACCATCCAAATATATTGTCTTAAATGGAGAGGTCCTTTCTAGGGGTCCGCTCTGTAAACTAGCTCTGTGAGTCATGTCATGTGCATGAAGGGAAAATAAGGACCCTGGTTATAAATTCTGATTGCCAGGGATTGTCTTGGGGTTGTTCAAGACTGTTTCCTTTAAAAGGGGTTCTCTAAACCAGCACATTTCCTGACCACATTTTCATGTTTTGTGTTCATTTTAGAAAATACTGTAATATGGGGCAGATCCTGGAAAAATCCTGGACAAAAAAAGTTTTATAAGACTGGCTTTTTCCCTAGTATTGTCTATTAATAAATAAGACACCAGaaagaccccattgtagtcaacaGGACCCCTTATCATCTGTTGCCGTCCTTCATTTCAAGAACAAAAACTATAAATCatcaaatatacactcaccggccactttattaggtacacctgtccaactgctcattaacacttaatttctaatcagccaatcacatggcggcaactcagtgcatttaggcatgtagacatggtcaagacaatctcctgcagttcaaaccgagcatcagtatggggaagaaaggtgatttgagtgcctttgaacgtagcatggttgttggtgccagaagggctggtctgagtatttcagaaactgctgatctactgggattttcacgcacaaccatctctagggtttacagagaatggtccgaaaaagaaaaaacatccagtgagcggcagttctgtgggcggaaatgcgttgttgatgccagaggtcagaggagaatggccagactggttcgagctgatagaaaggcaacagtgactcaaatagccacccgttacaaccaaggtagccagaagagcatctctgaacgcacagtacgtcgaactttgaggcagatgggctacagcagcagaagaccacaccgggtgccactcctttcagctaagaacaggaaactgaggctacaatttgcacaagctcatcgaaattggacaattgaagattggaaaaacgttgcctggtctgatgagtctcgatttctgctgcgacattcggatggtagggtcagaatttggcgtcaacaacatgaaagcatggatccatcctgccttgtatcaacggttcaggctggtggtggtggtgtcatggtgtggggaatattttcttggcactctttgggccccttggtaccaattgagcatcgttgcaatgccaaagcctacctgagtactgttgctgaccatgtccatccctttatgaccacaatgtacccaacatctgatggctactttcagcaggataatgcgccatgtcataaagctggaatcatctcagactggtttcttgaacatgacaatgagttcactgtactccaatggcctccacagtcaccagatctcaatccaatagagcatctttgggatgtggtggaacgggagattcgcatcatggatgtgcagccgacaaatctgcggcaactgtcatgtcaatatggaccaaaatctctgaggaatgcttccagcaccttgttgaatctatgccacgaagaattgaggcagttctgaaggcaaaagggggtccaacccattactagcatggtgtacctaataaagtggccggtgagtgtatatccgaAAGTACAAAATATTTTATTGATAAGGAACTACAATAAGTAACAGCATGGTTAAAAAACGAGACATGGTCAAGGTGTACAGAaaataggcctggttc includes the following:
- the DUOXA2 gene encoding dual oxidase maturation factor 2 encodes the protein MTFYDGVFPFYPHERKKWVFSTEIIIVIIVFLVFALAFIVIIPGIRGKARLSWTCRVIISLFIGVVTVVVNFTSDWEVGSINAVTTYKSFSNDVVNAEIGIHIGLNGVNITLKGVPIHQMSETIDYNEQFLWSFGSNFNEYYNDGLRRGLPNPILYVAEKFSQYNACGIFNQYRISGHYATACMWVAFCSWIICNILFSTSVFIYGAYMILVTGAFILFSLISFSTVRNVSFCNIQFGSEPLKTTFGGSFWLSLATGLLCLVIGIALIVLNWCIPEKLKLFFNSVEEDEEDSTLKVYHCHDNLAFGHV